The proteins below are encoded in one region of Oncorhynchus kisutch isolate 150728-3 linkage group LG14, Okis_V2, whole genome shotgun sequence:
- the LOC109903457 gene encoding uncharacterized protein LOC109903457 isoform X2, with product MASACYQDIEKDFIKCGETQDATEYLQQVSDAVLKHRHTSIALKKPKESEWKIAGLDDTSYKGEEEIKEWQNFYLQDSVKMELLGAVENLPYPTESGQLVIMLCEDLQVYAYDGEEMHLVALSLEEVFVSGLQYPGIKSFYRGECFKDMTKEDWAKVRQGKVGRRLEKEHQDLLRQAKPSFLSCLDSIKGASHTVTGACSYHKPVEPPTVLDGLLTVEIL from the exons ATCTGCATGCTATCAGGACATTGAGAAAGATTTCATAAAATGTGGAGAAACACAAG ATGCAACGGAATACCTACAGCAGGTGTCTGATGCAGTGTTAAAACATCGTCATACTAGTATTGCCCTTAAGAAGCCAAAGGAATCAGAGTGGAAGATTGCGGGCCTGGATGACACGTCCTACAAAGGAGAAGAGGAAATTAAGGAGTGGCAGAACTTCTACCTACAAGACAGTGTGAAGATGGAGTTGTTAGGAGCTGTGGAAAACCTCCCCTACCCGACAGAGAGTGGCCAGCTGGTCATAATGCTGTGTGAGGACCTTCAGGTGTATGCTTATGACGGAGAGGAGATGCACCTGGTCGCTCTGAGCCTGGAGGAAGTCTTTGTCTCTGGGCTTCAGTATCCTGGCATCAAGTCCTTCTACAGAGGGGAGTGCTTTAAGGACATG ACTAAAGAAGACTGGGCCAAGGTAAGACAGGGCAAAGTGGGGAGGAGACTTGAAAAGGAGCACCAGGATTTACTGAGACAAGCCAAACCCAGCTTCCTGAGTTGTCTTGACTCCATCAAAGGAGCAAGCCACACAGTCACAG GTGCCTGTAGCTATCACAAACCAGTGGAACCTCCAACAGTACTTGATGGACTTCTTACGGTTGAAATCCTGTGA